One genomic region from Sphingobacterium sp. UGAL515B_05 encodes:
- a CDS encoding DUF294 nucleotidyltransferase-like domain-containing protein, which yields MEKNESLLSLLKSTQPFQVLPETLQLSIVDILYEHRFSKDTLVYRQNITDMDGVDLIFEGEYETFFLDASDNKRLVEIHHMPYCFGGISVLLNRTKALKSVIAKKGTIIYRLPRKNFIELCNANEEFFHFFTNSFGKRMLDEEFSHFVKSPASFEESYFAADQLYSRKIEHITYKDIVACTAETPIFEVAKMMAKQKVSCVFIKDKNGIIGYATDMTLRDNVVAQQIAVDRAIIEVMDNPIVSISDQAYLYEAVLKMFRTKSRYLLVEKEGNYVGFLSRNRLLSEQGQSPLVFIQSVKLAETFDELREKWNNVPEIIHQLLGRGVNAEIANQVITTVADSIALKVIEKVIEEMGEPPAKFVFMVTGSEGRKEQTLMTDQDNAIIYEDKANEQRELVRAYFLNFASRVSDHLNTIGFSYCTGGYMASNPEWTHSLSHWKNNYKKWIEESIPENAIKFSTFFDCRRLYGDQDIIDQLKEFLNVELQKPNERFFTFIAKNALQYEPPLTFFKAIKTQTIGSSEVFNIKKAMTPIVDLVRVYALKNRIYEENTGGRLKQLLELGIFTQEQYEELHQSYYYLMSIRLKNQANQIRIAKLSPNNYVPMDSLTNIEKATIKEIFKTINNFQLGIKVKFTSNLFG from the coding sequence ATGGAAAAAAACGAATCCCTCCTATCCTTGCTGAAATCGACCCAACCATTTCAGGTATTGCCCGAAACCCTTCAGCTAAGTATTGTCGATATACTCTATGAACATCGTTTCTCCAAAGACACCTTGGTCTATCGACAGAATATTACCGATATGGACGGAGTAGACTTAATCTTCGAAGGAGAATACGAAACATTTTTTTTAGATGCTTCAGATAATAAACGATTAGTCGAAATCCATCATATGCCTTATTGCTTTGGCGGTATTTCAGTCTTATTGAATCGAACAAAAGCGTTAAAATCTGTCATCGCTAAAAAAGGTACAATCATCTATCGGTTACCGCGGAAAAATTTTATTGAGCTTTGTAATGCCAATGAAGAGTTCTTTCATTTTTTCACCAATTCTTTTGGAAAAAGGATGTTAGATGAGGAGTTTTCACACTTTGTAAAATCCCCAGCTTCTTTTGAGGAGAGCTACTTTGCTGCGGATCAATTGTACTCGCGAAAGATAGAACATATCACTTACAAAGATATTGTTGCCTGTACCGCTGAAACCCCCATTTTTGAGGTTGCAAAGATGATGGCCAAACAAAAGGTAAGTTGTGTGTTTATCAAAGACAAAAATGGTATCATCGGCTATGCTACTGATATGACCTTGCGGGATAATGTCGTGGCGCAACAAATCGCTGTCGACCGCGCGATTATCGAAGTGATGGACAACCCAATTGTTAGTATCTCTGATCAAGCTTACCTGTATGAGGCTGTACTAAAAATGTTCCGAACGAAATCAAGATACCTGCTCGTTGAAAAAGAAGGGAATTACGTTGGATTCCTAAGCCGTAACAGATTATTGAGTGAGCAAGGGCAATCGCCACTCGTATTTATTCAATCGGTCAAACTAGCAGAAACTTTTGACGAATTGCGTGAAAAGTGGAACAACGTTCCAGAAATTATCCATCAACTGCTCGGCAGAGGAGTAAATGCCGAAATTGCCAATCAGGTGATTACAACTGTAGCGGACAGTATTGCACTGAAAGTAATCGAAAAAGTAATCGAAGAGATGGGCGAACCGCCGGCAAAATTTGTCTTCATGGTGACTGGTAGTGAAGGAAGAAAAGAACAGACGCTGATGACAGATCAGGATAATGCGATTATTTATGAAGATAAAGCCAATGAACAGCGCGAGCTCGTCCGAGCGTATTTTTTGAATTTTGCAAGTCGTGTGTCTGATCATTTAAATACAATAGGTTTCAGTTATTGTACAGGAGGATATATGGCCAGCAATCCTGAATGGACACATTCACTATCGCATTGGAAAAACAATTATAAAAAATGGATCGAGGAAAGTATTCCCGAAAATGCAATTAAGTTTTCTACATTCTTTGACTGCCGACGATTATATGGCGACCAAGATATTATAGATCAGCTTAAAGAGTTCCTCAATGTCGAATTACAAAAACCTAATGAGCGTTTTTTTACATTTATCGCAAAAAATGCTCTACAGTATGAACCTCCCTTGACATTTTTTAAGGCGATCAAAACGCAAACCATCGGATCGTCTGAAGTCTTCAACATCAAAAAAGCTATGACACCTATTGTCGATCTGGTTCGTGTATATGCCCTGAAAAACCGAATTTATGAAGAAAATACTGGTGGAAGACTCAAGCAGTTACTCGAATTGGGGATTTTCACGCAGGAACAATATGAAGAATTACATCAATCTTACTATTATCTGATGTCGATTCGCCTGAAAAATCAAGCGAATCAGATTCGGATAGCCAAACTTAGCCCAAACAATTATGTACCGATGGACAGCTTGACAAATATTGAAAAGGCAACCATTAAGGAAATATTTAAAACGATCAATAACTTTCAGCTGGGGATTAAAGTAAAATTCACCAGTAACCTCTTTGGGTAA
- a CDS encoding alpha-L-arabinofuranosidase C-terminal domain-containing protein: MKRVVSILLLLASLSSSAMAQSPITLNIALDKPTGKISPHMWGVFFEDINLGADGGIYAELVKNRSFEFDQPWMGWKKLENGPEGTYLLLNDSKRKGNKRYLRINNAANLKLGLQNEGFRGMGVKAGAAYEFSVQYQSAAKGMKIHVELLDQQNKVIGAAELPLEPDGSWSEAAVKFPVNQTTDKAKLNVWFTGAGTLDVDMLSLFPVDTWKGRPKGLRKDMVQMLADMKPGFIRFPGGCIVEGKDLANRFQWKKTVGPITERELIINRWNTEFSHRLTPDYFQTFGLGFYEYFLLAEDIGASPVPILNCGMACQFNTGELVPLDELDTYVQDALDLIEFANGTTDTKWGKLRADMGHPEPFHLKMLGVGNENWGPQYIERLAVFKKALNEKHPEIKIIASSGTDPEGDRFDFLNDQLRAMNINIIDEHYYRPPSWFLSSANRYDNYARNGVKIFAGEYASHTTRPNGPGKSTWEAALSEAAFMTGLERNGDVVEMASYAPLFGHVDGWQWSPDLIWVDNLQVYGTPSYHVQKLYATNKGTSIVPIKRDGEFVAGKDSLYASAVFDAAAQQLIVKVVNYNSKPMKVNLDIDSKKKPAATAEKITLANANLNLSNSIEEPLNIRPKQNTVTYKGKTIVETFEPYSLTLIKMSVK, encoded by the coding sequence ATGAAAAGAGTAGTGTCAATACTGTTACTGTTAGCGAGCTTGAGCTCTTCAGCAATGGCACAGTCACCGATAACATTAAATATAGCGTTGGATAAACCTACAGGCAAAATATCGCCACATATGTGGGGTGTCTTTTTTGAAGATATCAATCTTGGTGCCGATGGGGGAATTTACGCTGAATTAGTAAAGAATAGATCATTTGAGTTTGATCAGCCTTGGATGGGATGGAAAAAGCTCGAAAATGGTCCTGAGGGAACCTACCTCCTGCTAAACGATAGCAAACGTAAAGGGAACAAACGTTATTTAAGGATAAACAATGCGGCTAATCTGAAATTAGGACTACAAAATGAAGGCTTTAGAGGAATGGGGGTGAAAGCGGGGGCAGCATATGAGTTCTCTGTACAATACCAAAGTGCAGCTAAGGGGATGAAAATCCATGTTGAGCTGCTCGATCAACAGAATAAAGTTATTGGCGCAGCTGAGCTTCCTCTTGAACCCGACGGATCATGGTCTGAAGCTGCAGTCAAATTTCCTGTCAACCAGACGACAGATAAAGCCAAATTAAATGTTTGGTTTACAGGGGCGGGTACCTTAGACGTGGATATGCTTTCGTTATTTCCAGTAGACACCTGGAAAGGAAGACCGAAGGGTTTACGTAAAGATATGGTTCAGATGCTTGCCGATATGAAACCCGGCTTTATCCGTTTTCCTGGAGGCTGTATTGTTGAAGGGAAAGATTTGGCTAATCGCTTTCAATGGAAAAAAACTGTTGGACCAATAACGGAAAGGGAATTGATTATCAACCGGTGGAATACCGAATTCAGCCATCGGCTTACACCTGATTATTTTCAGACCTTTGGTTTAGGATTTTATGAATACTTTTTACTGGCAGAAGATATTGGAGCCTCCCCAGTTCCCATTCTCAATTGCGGTATGGCCTGCCAATTTAATACCGGAGAACTTGTCCCATTGGACGAACTTGATACCTATGTGCAAGACGCTTTGGATCTGATTGAATTTGCTAATGGTACAACAGATACAAAATGGGGGAAATTACGGGCGGATATGGGGCACCCTGAGCCTTTTCACCTCAAAATGCTGGGGGTTGGCAATGAAAATTGGGGCCCGCAATATATCGAACGGTTGGCCGTCTTCAAGAAAGCATTAAACGAAAAGCATCCAGAGATCAAAATTATTGCCAGTTCGGGCACTGATCCCGAAGGAGATCGTTTTGACTTCTTAAATGATCAACTGCGGGCGATGAATATCAATATCATTGATGAACATTATTACCGTCCACCATCCTGGTTTCTTTCGAGCGCCAATCGCTATGATAATTACGCTAGAAATGGGGTGAAAATTTTCGCTGGGGAATACGCTTCGCATACGACGCGACCAAACGGTCCAGGGAAAAGTACCTGGGAGGCGGCCCTCTCGGAAGCCGCTTTCATGACAGGCCTGGAACGAAATGGCGACGTCGTGGAGATGGCATCTTATGCGCCATTATTCGGCCATGTCGATGGCTGGCAGTGGTCACCGGATTTAATTTGGGTGGATAACTTGCAGGTATATGGAACACCGAGCTACCACGTGCAAAAATTATATGCTACCAATAAAGGGACAAGCATTGTTCCGATCAAACGGGATGGTGAATTCGTTGCTGGCAAAGATAGCCTATATGCTTCTGCAGTATTTGATGCAGCTGCGCAACAGCTTATCGTGAAAGTCGTCAATTACAACAGTAAACCGATGAAAGTGAACCTCGACATAGATTCGAAGAAAAAGCCTGCTGCGACAGCAGAGAAAATCACGTTGGCCAACGCCAACCTCAACCTGAGTAACAGTATCGAGGAACCATTGAACATCCGTCCAAAACAAAATACGGTAACTTATAAGGGAAAGACGATTGTTGAAACATTTGAACCCTATTCCTTGACCTTGATTAAAATGTCCGTTAAATAA
- a CDS encoding family 43 glycosylhydrolase, with product MNKRKLISLMGVVGLMMAALCSVSAQEYKAGPSEKDFAGYLFTYFKGNAIADEAVCFAISTDGYTFRALNNNQPILDSKRISSTGGVRDPHILRTEDGKSFYMVLTDMTASKGWDSNRAMVLLKSTDLIHWEHHVINIQQRYQGQKDLKRVWAPQTIFDPGVGKYMVYWSMKYGDQPDVIYYAYANRDFTDLEGEPKVLFLPKNGQSCIDGDIIVKNGVFHLFYKTEGNGKGIKQAITDSLTSGKWVEQQGYKQVTADDVEGSGIFKRNQSDTYILMYDLYKKGKYQFCESQDLDHFKAIDQQIDMDFHPRHGTILPLSRNELNKLIQHWGKPADITLNNVKNPILEGFYADPDVLYSNKTKKYYIYPTSDGFDGWGGYYFKTFSSTDLIAWKDEGVILDLKKDVLWGNHHAWAPTIAEKKVKGGYKYYYYFTAAQKIGVAVADSPTGPFKDSGKPLIDFKPNGVKGGQEIDPAVFTDPKTNKSYLYWGNGHLAVAELNKDMVTIKENTIKLLTPDRTFREGTYVFFRKGIYYFLWSENDTRSENYRVRYGTSTSPLGPIQIPEDNLILQKDVALGIYGTGHNSVLQLPGKDEWYIVYHRFNYPKGITMGEAAGYNREVCMDKLQFGPDGKILPVVPSH from the coding sequence ATGAATAAAAGAAAGTTGATATCCCTCATGGGAGTTGTTGGTTTGATGATGGCTGCCTTGTGTTCCGTATCGGCACAGGAATATAAAGCTGGACCATCGGAAAAAGATTTTGCGGGTTATCTATTTACCTATTTTAAAGGTAATGCAATTGCGGATGAGGCCGTATGTTTTGCGATTAGTACTGACGGTTATACATTCAGGGCACTGAACAATAATCAGCCCATATTGGATTCTAAACGCATCAGCAGTACAGGTGGCGTAAGGGATCCACATATTTTACGGACCGAGGACGGCAAATCATTTTATATGGTGCTAACGGATATGACGGCATCCAAAGGATGGGATTCTAACCGAGCCATGGTTTTGTTAAAATCTACAGATTTGATCCACTGGGAGCATCATGTGATTAACATCCAACAACGTTATCAAGGGCAGAAAGACTTAAAAAGGGTTTGGGCGCCCCAGACTATATTTGATCCAGGTGTCGGTAAATATATGGTTTACTGGTCCATGAAATATGGAGATCAACCTGACGTGATTTATTATGCTTATGCTAATCGTGATTTTACGGATCTGGAGGGCGAACCTAAGGTGTTGTTTTTGCCTAAAAATGGTCAATCCTGTATAGATGGGGATATTATTGTTAAAAACGGCGTATTCCATTTGTTTTATAAAACTGAGGGGAATGGGAAAGGAATAAAACAGGCGATCACAGATTCATTGACGTCAGGGAAATGGGTTGAACAACAGGGTTATAAACAGGTAACTGCAGACGATGTGGAAGGATCTGGAATTTTTAAACGTAATCAATCCGATACTTATATCTTGATGTATGACCTTTATAAAAAGGGGAAGTACCAGTTTTGTGAATCTCAGGATCTAGATCATTTTAAAGCAATAGATCAACAGATTGATATGGATTTTCATCCTAGACATGGCACTATTTTACCGCTTTCAAGAAATGAGTTGAATAAATTGATTCAACATTGGGGAAAACCAGCTGATATCACATTGAACAATGTGAAAAATCCTATATTGGAGGGATTTTATGCGGATCCAGATGTATTGTACTCTAATAAGACAAAGAAATATTATATCTATCCAACGAGTGATGGCTTTGACGGTTGGGGGGGATATTACTTCAAAACCTTTTCTTCTACTGATTTGATAGCATGGAAAGATGAGGGAGTAATATTAGATTTAAAAAAAGATGTCCTATGGGGCAACCACCATGCCTGGGCGCCGACGATCGCAGAGAAGAAAGTCAAGGGTGGGTATAAATATTATTATTATTTTACAGCAGCTCAGAAAATCGGTGTTGCAGTAGCAGACTCACCAACCGGTCCTTTTAAAGATTCAGGTAAACCGCTGATAGACTTCAAACCAAATGGCGTAAAGGGAGGCCAAGAGATCGATCCAGCTGTTTTCACTGATCCCAAAACCAATAAGAGTTATCTTTATTGGGGAAATGGTCATCTTGCTGTAGCCGAACTTAATAAGGACATGGTGACAATCAAGGAAAATACGATCAAATTATTGACCCCCGATAGAACATTCCGTGAAGGAACTTATGTCTTTTTCCGGAAAGGGATTTATTATTTCCTATGGTCGGAAAATGATACACGTAGCGAAAATTATCGGGTTCGTTATGGAACTTCAACCTCTCCTTTGGGACCCATTCAAATCCCCGAAGATAATCTTATCTTGCAGAAAGATGTTGCTCTTGGAATTTACGGGACTGGACACAATTCGGTGTTGCAGCTGCCTGGAAAAGACGAATGGTACATTGTTTATCATCGATTTAACTATCCCAAAGGAATTACGATGGGCGAAGCTGCTGGGTATAACCGCGAAGTGTGTATGGACAAATTGCAGTTTGGTCCAGATGGGAAAATTCTTCCAGTCGTGCCGAGTCATTAA